In Leucoraja erinacea ecotype New England unplaced genomic scaffold, Leri_hhj_1 Leri_98S, whole genome shotgun sequence, the following proteins share a genomic window:
- the LOC129695218 gene encoding E3 ubiquitin-protein ligase TRIM39-like has translation MITEISDAIKRCSFSPYVSVTMDVETAHVRLEVSEDRKRVRWTRTVRSLPDTGKRFTVNPRVLGSEGFTSGRHYWEVEVAGSRDWRLGVAAESVERKRDVTPTPETGVWSIMRLGDEFDAFSSPPSRLPARPIPGRVGVYLSYESGTVSFYDADTKSHLHTFTGNKFTEKLYPLYGIWDENHWLRICSGSAPGM, from the exons ATGATAACAGAAATATCTGATGCCATTAAGCGGTGTAGCTTTTCACCTTACG tctccgtcaccatggatgtggaaacagcgcaTGTGCGGCTCGAGGTGTCTGAGGATCGGAAGAGGGTGAGATGGACCCGGACCGTCAGGAGTCTCCCTGACACCGGGAAGAGGTTTACAGTCAATCCGCGTGTGTtgggatcggagggattcacatcggggagacattactgggaggtggaggtggcggggagtcgGGACTGGAGGCTGGGGgtcgccgcagagtctgtggagaggaagagagatgtcACACCGAccccggagactggagtctggagcatcaTGCGGCTGGGTGACGAGTTTGATgcattctcctcccctccatcccgtctccccgcccgtcccatccccgggagggtgggagtctatctcagttacgagtccgggacagtttcattttacgacgcggacaccaagtcccatctccacaccttcactgggaataaattcacggagaaactttatcctttGTACGGTATTTGGGATGAAAACCATTGGCTCAGAATCTGCTCCGGTTCCGCTCCGGGTATGTAA